The genomic region TGCATATGGTGCATTTCCAACGCCAGgttgtaattttagtaataaataTCTTGTGATCCTGGCTAAAGTATTCATGCGTATATTGTTAcgttaaaagaataatttccTTTATCTGTTAATAATGTGTACTACACAAGTGTTTCTGCAGATAGCTAGTGCTAGTATGAGATAACACAGCCTTCATTAACTAATCTGATGTGTCAGTGGATTTGTGTTTCCCGTCAACATTCAACAgtcacttgattttttttccagcTATCTGTATGTACCAATGATATCTCCTGCATAATTTATCATAGGTTAAGTTCTAgttactttgttttttttttttttgaaaaggtTATGCTTGTGCAAGCACTATTAAGTGCTTGTGAGATACTCACGGAAGAGCTAAAAAAGCTGAGCCAGGCTATCAATGAACCCATTGATATCAGAGAAATTACTCCTAATGAATTGTTTGGTTTGACGCCAAGCTCACTTCCGGAAACAGCTGATGCAGAAGTTTTAGGACAAGTCTTGAGCAAACTTCACAGTGCTTCTGAGGTCTTCTCATGATTTGAgcttaagaaatttataactataattcTCCTGTTCACCCCTCAAAGCACTTTGCTATTCTGTTTGCTTTTGCAACCTGCATAACCAGGGTTTATTCCTTGGACAGAAAGCAATTGGTGAAGTTGATTTTCATAATGATGCTGTTCTCCGTCGATTATCTGAGGATAAACTACTCAAGTCAATCGATTTGATTGGCCATCAAGTCCTTCACTTGTGGagtatatttttgaattttcacaGGTTAGTTTTGCCCTTTATGTCCTGCTTGTTGGACAATGGTACATCTTTCTGATTCTACTTGTTGTAAAAGAACCTTTCTGTTCCTGTTTAACTTGTATAGAAGATAAGATAGCTAATGATCATCAAGGTGACAAGGAGAGTTCATGCATTTTCTCTcatgtttcatttttatggAAACTCAATAGcagagagggagggaggggGAAGGGTATTGGTTCAGTTGAAGATAAAAGACAGAAAAAGTTCTTGTTTGATGTGTCTGGAGTAACCAAGGATATAAATTTGCTTGTCAATGTCCTTCCTTCAGAGTATGTGGCCTGGTTTAAATCAGAAATTTGAATGTGGATGAGGGTTCTTGGAGTTGGGTGGAAGAATGTCTGGTACGCTTTCCATTAACAAATGTGCCTCAATAGCCATGAATAAGATGACAGATATCAGTATGTTTATGGCAAGTCTCCAATTGGCTTGGATCAGCCAGCTCAGGAAATCTAAAAATGTTAGCTTTTTTCCAGTGTCCATTTTGGAATGTGCCTTTGGCTGCGGGTGGATTTCCCCATCTAGTCTATCAATTAATAGACCCTTAGATGGATGGTTAAGGTTTACATGTTTATTTGAAGGGGTAGAACTTTTATAGCAATAAAAAACTCCCTTCATCCCAATTTGAATGCTCCATTTTGCATTGAGATGGTCTCTAAACATTggaatatttaaaagtttgaGTATCTCTAcctgtttcccttttaaagtACTAGTTAGTATTATCACATGTAGCATGGTGATATATCGATAGCATCAACGGCATCAGATTTTGATATGTTTGTATATCTAATGACTTGGACTTATATGAAAGTTAGGTGATATTAACTTCCTACCTTTTGTGCTTCTTCATTCCTTGGCTTCCAAACTGTACTTCCTCCAACCTTTATGGCCGTAGAGTTGTGATATGATCTGATTTTAAAGGACaattcttctttattttgccAAGTGGTTCGCAGAATTTTCTGTCAGACCTTTACTATTAATGAGGATTTGCTTTGGGGAATTGAGTGGCTTGTTCTTTCGGCTAGGAGAAGAATTATACATCATAATTCTAACTTCTCATTTCTCTAATCACTAGATTGGGTATGCATGGATTTGAGGGAAACCACAGCTTACAAGGGAAACATCATAAGACATGTTGAAATGTCTGCGTAGCAATCTTGTGCTTTTCATTGAAATGATTGCCCAAAGTGCAATCTGATTCTAGTGGCAGTGAAATGGCTAATATAGAAACTGATAATACTGCTTCTGTCTCCAGGGCTAACACAAAGAAGATTCTGGAATTTCTCCGCAACCAGTGGGCTGTTAGTCGGAAAGCTGAATGGTCAATCTGGATGGTTCACACTAAAGTTGACATGCCTCACCAATACATAAGCAGTTTAGTAGATGCGTCTACTTATCATGGATTGCATGGCAGATTACCTGTTCCACGGAAGTTAACTGACGATGTAATTGTGCCACCACTTTTTACTCCTTGGGGTGATAAGTTTCCTTTATTAGCTACAGAAAATAGCTTTTCTGTTGTTCATATTCGTTTGTGCTCTGTGCAGCCTGCACAGGCTGCTGCTATGCGAGCGGAGCTTCATAGGAGAAGTATTGCTCAAATGATGGTGAGTCCTGTTAATAAGTGCTACACAGTATCACTTTATTGGTTGGAGATTGAGCAGGTATGCTTCAGTGCAGATGAACAATCGGTCTATCCAAGACATGCATATATTTGGAGATCCGGCACGCATCCCCATTGTAATAGTAGAACGAGTCATCAATGCGCCTTTACGTTCAACAAGTGGAAATTCTTACTTCACCAAACTGGACCGGAAAGATACAAATAGTTTGATGGCTGGATCTGGCTCCAACCCAATAAAGCTCACCGGTCGCCCAAATGATCGTGTTCTGAAGATTGTAGTTTTTGTGCATGGATTCCAGGCATGTTCTCTTCTACCTATATGAAAACTAATCAATACTTGGcttatttttctacattacttgcttttccttttccaagAACCTTTTTAGTGGCTGAATTAGCACTTCATATGCAAAGCAGGCATCTACAGTTATGTATGTCTTAGTTTGAACTGAAAGCATACCATATTTCAGGTCCAGAAGTAGAGAAGACAAGAGCATCATGGGTGTTGCACCTAATAGACAtctcgattttttttaacatattcatttgtatattacatttttactCTACTTTAGTATAAGCCATAAACCAGGTCAGTGTATCTTCTGTATAGAAGAGAAACATGTCCTGAGTTCCAAGAGTATTTTAATCATCTTTTACCATAAGAAACACTtacatagtgtttggatttatgtttcgagtgttttgttttggtgttttggagatagagagagaaaaatagacaTAAATTAGTGCGTGTTGGAGACAAATGGTATGtttaaatttgtgttttttgaggtaaaatttaaaatattttaaaataagtggtgtaggtttgatattGGGATTTTGGGGGACAAAAATCACTgatcattgtcaaattatgtctcttttatgatcattgtcaaattatgtctcttttatattatatatataagtgtatatatatattataaataaagttaaaaaataaaaaaacacacagataaagatgtaaaaaatacaaaaacaaacattgggtgtgttttattttgtctcGGGTAATGCAAAaacatgaaaccaaacatagtgttaACTTTTTAACGGATTCCGAACTGCAACATTCTTGGTAAATAAAGAGGTTGTATATTTACACATCTGACTGCTTGTAGGCGGCTTCTTGGATAAACAAAGGCTTGATAGAATAATGTTGGTGCCTGGTATAGTGATTAATATCACCATAACCAGGTCAAGTCATGGGAACAGGATATTGTACAGATTTGTATACTGGCAGGCACTTTTCTCTATCCTCatcaaaaacatcaaatgatCAAATTGTTCTGTCCACTTTTGAgccttaaaataatttatagtgtGAGGATGGTAAAATGTTTTGGATCCGCATTCCAAAACCTGTCAAATATTATACGAAGGAATGTTGGCATCAAGCAACATAATGATGTGGAATGATTATGGCCAAGTTAGTAGGCCAGTTGCTTTTGCTGCTGGAAGATGACATGCCTGCTTAAGATGAAATTTGCTGCTCAGCCAGAATTTTCTTCTGTATAGGGATTGagtcatttttctttgatgtctTTGACAGCATGGATTTGGGGCAGTAAGATCCTCCAGCCCTCAGATGCAATCATGCAATTGTTCTCCGTGGGATTTACATACTGATTGTGGTGTGGTTGTGATGGTATTTGATTGTATTGATACATTGTTATGACGATGGAGCTTATACTATATCTAATGATCAGCAAGACAAAGTCAACTTCTTTATGATGTGGTTTGAATTATCATTGCAGGCCATGGCTTcttaaaaagtgaaattagTTCTCTCCTGTCTTGCGTCAAACTTCTTTAGTCGTTTGAGGtgtatttatgataaattttaattgcaaAGACTCCTTATATATGCAGGGGCATCATCTGGACTTGCGGCTCATTCGTAATCAGTGGCTTTTGCTAGACCCTAAGACAGAATTCCTTATGTCAGAGGCTAATGAAGAGAAAACATCTGGAGATTTTCGAGATATGGGACGGAGGCTAGCACAAGAAGTTGTGTcgtttgtgaagaagaaaatggataAGGTTTCTAGATCTGGTGTATTGAGAGCAATTAAACTTAGCTTTGTTGGACATTCCATTGGAAACATAATTTTGAGAACCGCGCTAACAGGTTTACACAtcaaagattaaaaatatctgCCGTCTAATTATCTTTAacatttctaattttagttGTATTCTTGCAGAGAGCATTATGGAACCATATCTGAGATACTTGCATACATATCTCTCTGTTTCTGGTCCACATCTCGGTTATCTTTACAGTTCGAACTCTTTGTTTAATGGGGGACTGTGGGTACTGAAGAAGCTCAAGAATACACAGTGCATTCATCAGCTCACTTTTACTGATGATCCTGATCTTCGGAATACATTCTTATACAAACTAGCCAAGGTATTAATTAGCCCCTTACTGTTCCCCTGGGGCATATTTTATTGCtggcttctttttttttttttagttcgtgtgtttgtatatatatatatatatatatatatatatataaggatagTATAGTGCCGTTTCATTAAAGCATGGCTTGGTCTTTAAAATTCTTATGCCAGTACTGGAACAAACTCGGGGTGAGTATGGGATAAGGTTTTGTTAACCAGGTCTTAGATGCCTTATGGTGAAAACATAAGAATTTGAGATAGTAAAATCAGTTCTAGATGTCTACACTGCTTTTTCTAGTGCTTTAGCCGTGTGCCTTCTTTTGATTCTGGGCTGTGCTTAAGTTGAGAAATCAGTGGTGTGAgaataaattgaaaaggaTAAATGAGTTCTGGCCATTCAGATAGATTCCACAGTTCCACTTTAATCTTATGACATTTCTATCTTGTTGTCTTTTGGATATTGATGCAAAAGCTTGTAAGGCATTCATTTTAATTGAAGAACTTATTACATTCATTCGACATGATTTTGGGTTGTTTGGGAGGACTGAAAGAAATGATTGCTTCTCTCAGTGCTTTCATGTTTTGATGCTTTGTATTCTCTTCTTACTTTCAGCATAAGACATTGGATAACTTCAGGAACGTTATTCTATTGTCTTCTCCCCAGGTACTTCATCTCCTACTTTTGCATTTTCTGACGTAACTCCTAGTTTTCTTTCCACCTTCTCTGAAATGCAGATGTCTGTGCACCTCTCTTTCACAAATATTTGGTTTATGTTGTATGTCTGGAATTCTCTACTTGGCTCTGCCTTATGTTTCCTGATGCTCTTCAGCTTGTTTAGTTTAACGTATGCGTGAAACACAAACACAGAGACACGTACATTTTTCTCTTGAGTTACAATGGAGAAGTTCAGCCGGATATTTAAGTGTTCAAATTTTGCTCTTCAATAAGACTGTCTGCCACCTCAATTGATCACTCATTCCACATACTTAGATCTTCTCTCAGGTCATGTTCCATGTAGCGAGGATGCGATCATTATCAGTAGATGTGTGCAATCCTCCACAATTTGGTGAAGAGGATGATTTGTGGTGTCCACTCTTTTTATCAATTCAGCACCATTTAGAAACTAGCTGAATTCCTATCGTTCTAAACCTTCGGACTAGCCATTCTTGTCCCTTTCTAAGTTCCTCACTTCAGCTTTAGTGCTAGAGCAATTACCCAACCCGACCAAATAGCCTGTTTCCATCGACATCATGAATCAGACATTCTCCTGCTGctgaattttttctttggcTGAAACTGACATCTGTGTTTAACTTTATCGAACCACAATAAATGGATCTTAATTAGCAGAAGtgtcaaaaaatacaaagacgTTCAGGTAAGCTTTACAGTTCTTAATTTTGAATCAAAGCAGACCTTTTAGATTACTTATGCTGTTAGAATTTGGTTACAACTTCTGATTGGCTTTCTGAATTATACATATTGACACCTGGAGTTCTTTTGGCATGTGAAATGGACTCTCTGATGAGTGTCAAACATGTTCCTTTGTCAAACATGTAAATGAAGGCTACCAGTGGAATACCTAAACATATGTTACTTTTCTCAGAGTTAATGTGCAAGGATATAACCCCAATCATTCAGCAGTTTGATTTTCGTGCATTTTAACACAATtgatttcatgtttttttcaGGACGGCTATGTTCCATATCATTCTGCTAGAATTGAAATGTGCCCAGCATCTTCAGGCGACCACTCGAAGAAGGGCAAAGTTTTTCTTGAGATGCTCAATGAATGCTTGGACCAAATACGAGCAAGATCCTTTGAGCATCGCGTGTTCATGCGCTGTGACATCAATTTCGACGTCACCTTGCAAGGAAAGAACCTGAACACCATAATTGGACGGGCTGCTCATATCGAGTTCCTGGAGACGGACGTCTTTGCCAGTTTTATAATGTGGTCCTTCCCAGATTTATTCCGTTGATCAACAGGTGATGAATAACTCCAATATGTCTCAAAAGGGTTGAGCCAGTATTCAGCAACATCGAAGACCTCCGATATTCTTCTCGACTCGAGCACATTAGAAATTAGGATGGGAAAGTTGTAAATTATCTTGTTTTGAGCTGATTCATCTGGCAACTCTTCCATTCAGAGATGTTTTTAGATTAATGTAAAGGTCCATCACTTTAGGGAATGATCTGTAgtactataataattacacttttgtgCAGTATAGagtaaaagaagaagatgTTTTACTTTGGGTTGGAGGTGGTTTTTACAGTATAAGAGGGCTACTCTTTGTGATGCTCTAGGAATGGTTGGAACGTTGACAAATATTTGCACACTGCCGCAGGAGTTGTGTACTTGAAAGGCTGGTTGAGgtattgaataattaattacaagcaTGTCCAagtttaaatagaaaatgaattaaGAAGTTATCCAGAAATAAGAAGGCCCCACGTGTCATCTTCTTCTCCCCAACTCCAAGGCTTAAACCCTCTCCAAAACTCCATTTTCACCCACTGAccttctcctctctctctctctctcatgtgAAGAAAGGAATATAATGACGAAATTGGCCTTATCCTACCACCATGCTTTCTTCCCTCTCCTCACCCCTACCTCCAccacccacccccacccccccctcCCCTCCAAATTCCGCCACCGCCACCACCTCCCAGTTCTCCGCCGGAGGCTGTCTGTGGTCTCCAAGGCGAAAACTAAAGAACTTATCCTCGGCAACCCCAGCGTCACCGTCGAgaaaggtaagtatagctacgACGTCGAAACCCTAATCAACAAGCTCTCCAGCCTACCCCCACGTGGCAGCATTGCCCGCTGCCTCGACGCCTTCAAGAACAAGCTCTCCCTCTCCGATTTCTCCCATGTGTTCAAGGAATTCGCGCACCGCGGCGATTGGCAGCGCTCTCTCCGCCTCTTCAAGTATATGCAGCGCCAGATATGGTGCAAGCCCAACGAGCATATTTATTCCCTCATTATCGGGATTCTGGGACGTGAAGGACTTTTGGATAAGTCTGCGGAGATTTTTGATGAAATGGTGGCTCATTCTGTCCCCAGGACCGTGCTTTCTTACACTGCAATTATTAATGCCTATGGTCGAAATGGCCAGTATGAGGCTGCGATAGAATTGCTCGATAGAATGAAGATGGAGAGGATTTtgccaaatattttgacctataATACCGTTATTAATGCTTGTGCACGAGGGGGGTACTCGTGGGAGGGGTTGTTGAGTTTGTTTGGGGAAATGCGCCATGAGGGGATTCAGCCTGATTTGGTTACTTATAATACGTTGCTGAGTGCATGTTCGAACAGGGGGTTGGGGGACGAGGCGGAGATGGTTTTCAGGACGATGAATGAGAGCGGAGTTTTGCCGGATATTACTACTTATAGTTATTTGGTGGAGACATTTGGGAAATTAGGGAAGTTGGAGAAGGTCTCTGAGTTACTTGCAGAGATGGAGGCTGGAGGGAATTTGCCGGAGATTATGAGTTACAATGTTTTGTTGGAGGCTTATGCCCATTCAGGGAAGATAAAGGAGGCTATGGGGGTTTTCAGGCAAATGCAGGCTGCGGGGTGCATTCCTAATGCAGGGACGTATagtattttgttaaatttgtttgGGAAGAATGGGAGGTACGATGAGGTGAGGGAGCTTTTTCTTGAGATGAAGGTAAGTAACACAGAGCCAGATGCTGAGacatataatatacttattgaAGTGTTTGGCGAAGGAGGCTATTTTAAGGAGGTGGTGACATTGTTTCATGATATGGTGGAAGAGAATGTAGAGCCAAATATGGAGACTTATGAAGGGTTGATTTATGCTTGTGGGAAGGGGGGGCTTCATGAAGATGCAAGGAGGATTTTGTTTCATATGAATGAGAAAGGATTGGTACCAAGTTCGAAAGCATATACAGGGGTGATTGAAGCATACGGTCAGGCAGCTTTGTACGAGGAGGCTCTTGTTGCTTTTAATACAATGACCGAGGTTGGAAGCATGCCAACTATTGAGACCTTTAATTCTTTGATTCATACCTTTGCAAAGGGGGGACTTTACAAGGAAAATGAAGCTATTTTGTCAAGAATGGGTGAGTTAGGTGTTCCACGAAATAGAGATTCATTGAATGGTGTAATTGAAGGATATAGACAGGGAGGCCAATTTGAAGAGGCTATAAAGGCCTATGTTGACATGGAAAAGGTGCGATGTGATCCTGATGAATACACTCTTGAGGCAGTCTTGAGCGTGTATTGCTTTGCAGGCCTTGTTGATGAGAGTGAAGAGCAGTTTCGGGAAATTAAGGAGTTGGGTATACAACCAAGTGTTATGTGCTACTGTATGATGCTGGCAGTATATGGAAAAACTGACAGGTTAGACTTCAATTATATGCTATATGTTCATTTATCTATCAGTTTCAGGGTGAACGTCTCACCAATTTGCTGCCTTTAAGAGAAAAGAATTATGAGAATTCTGTCGCGGAAAGTAACcattcttgaagaaaattttcttttagattaattaataagaaaaagaattggaaTTCTGTACAACCAAAGCCAGATTGAAGTGTTTACACCCtctatgtgattttattgcaaatattattatcGTGCAAATTCACCCTTAGTAGCATGCTTCTCCAAGTAAAGGTTTGCTCTAATGATGAGCTACTTGATAAACAGAAAAACCCTGGGAATTCTTTATCTTAGGTGTTAAACATAGAGAAGCCTGATAAGAGCTTAATTAGTTAGGATGGTTATGGAAGTTTTACTATTGAGAAGTCTGACCGTGGATAATTAAGTGacagtttttctttttcagtgaAAAGTTCCCGAGAGCAGCTAGAAATTAATAGGTCTTGTAGGTATATAGTTAACATTGAACAAGTTTTGTCCACTCCCTACAGACATCTGCAGTTGGTACATGGAATGCATGTCTCTGAACTTTTGGATTTTTATGGTGGGCTGGCCAGAAGAAAATGCATGCCCTGACTGCAACAAATAATGGTGTTCCAacatttgttttattaattgaaaggTACAAAGTTCTCCATCTGTTGATGTATGCATGAGGGATTCTCCAGACTGGATGGTTCAAATTAAAGCAATTGGATGTCCAAGTCGTGGCTATTTTAACGGCCAATAGATACTCTGCCTCTTAAAGTAAGTGGGAATCTAGGATAAAGGAAAACGAGCTACTGCCCTTTCCCTGACTTACACTGCTCTGGGCAGCTATTCCGCTCAACCTTTACCGTTCGATCATGGCTATATTTTATGGTGTTAGGGAGTTGGGCTGTTCAGAAGCACGACATGTCTGGAAGGGAAGTGTCCAGGGATCAGTATTTATGAGGAACAGAATGGAGAATATTATTAGTCTatggtttgttgattttgAGTCAGACTGGAGGTTCATGAGGGTCTTGGAAACAAACGGAGGTGGAATGACCCAAAACTGGTATGAGCTCAAAGAGCATATAGTTTGTTATGACGGCTGTATATGGTTCAGACAACCCTAtttggtaaataaatcacGGTATCAAAGAGTAGTGAGAGAACTAAagcaataacaaaaaattacaggaGGAGACCACTGACTAAACAGTGACCAAGTGCTGAAGAGACTTAACAAGGAAAATCTCTGAAGTAGACAACCAATAGTGGATAAGTGTACTGAACACTGCAATGCTGGTTTTCAGTTCCTGCCTACATACATTTTAATGCACTGCATGCAACTTTGCTCTATGTTTTTCTGGTAATGATACAGTATTCCTTATTTGGTACACCTTCATGAATGGGTTTGTACTCTTTGCACAAAGAGATTTacctttcaaatattaaaaagtaaatcaGTGCTGTGAAATGGCATTCTTTTGAACTGCATGCTCGCAATTTCAACCCTATCATGTAGGAAAACAACTTGTGTTTTCAGTATTTGATGATTCATGTATGTTTTGGCTTAGTATTACTCATTGATTCTGGCTTCATGAGCTGGATGAGTACAGTCTTTGTTAATTAcctctttttgttctttataaGTTTTTGAGGTTCATGCATTTATCAATTACTTTGTCAAGAAACATAATTAatgcatgtttgtttccaGACTTGTTTAACCTTTTCAAGTTGCTATTTTCAGATGGGACAAGGCCAATGAATTGCTAAATGAGATGCATACAAACAGGGTATCCAATATTCACCAGGTCATTGGACAGATGATCAAAGGGGATTTTGATGATGCCAGTAATTGGCAAATGGTAGAATATGTTTTTGACAAACTGAGTTCCGAGGGTTGTGGTTTTGGAATCAGGTTCTATAACACAATTCTAGAAGCGCTTTGGTGTTTGGGCCAGAAGGAAAGAGCTGCAAGGGTGCTTGATGAAGCAACTAAGAGGGGACTATATCCAGAGCTATATCGTAGAAACAAACTCATATGGTCTGTGGATGTACACAGGTATATTGCCATTTCTGTTACCTTTGCTTTCGTCTCATGATGAGTCTACATAATGTTATCTTTGTGGTGCTTCTTTTATCTTTCAGAATGTGGCCTGGTGGTGCATGCACTGCAATATCAGTCTGGCTGAACAATATGCAAGAGCTGTTAATAAATGGGGAGGAACTTCCTCATCTGGCAACAGTTGTTGTGGTGTAAGCATTTCTTCCTTAACTTATTTACTGAGTTGCATATTCATCTATTTCCTTTCTACTCTTGGCCATTTAGCAACTTCCTCCATTTCGCGCAACACATCTggaattcttatttttatatctgccttccttttcttttttttccgaTAAAGGTAAAAATCTTCATGATGtgtttttagtatataaattaGCCTTTCtgcctttcttttttcccagTGTATTATAGGTTAATCCCGAGTGCAGGAGTAATGTGTTAGAAATGATTGAACGAACTTTCATGAATAGAACTTGGACCTGGCAGTTTTCATCATTATCCCAAGCACAGAACTGTTACAGATGTTACTTTGTCGTACCTAACGGGTCCATAGGTATCATCCTGATTTGGTGGGGTGGGGTTAATGTTCTAGATTACAGGAAAAAGTTGGTTAAAAGCTTTTCTTTTACAGTATGTTCTTGAAagttatttcctttttttctgcAGAAGAGGGCAGATGGAAAGGAGCTCAATAACAAGAGATTTCCCCATTGCAAAAGCTGCCTATTCTTTGCTAAAAGATGTATCATCATCCTTCTGTTTCCCTGGGTGGAATAAGGGACGAATAACCTGTCAAAAGTCTCAGCTTAAGCGTGTTTTTTCTAAGACTGAAGACTCAGAAATTGACAACATAGTTAGTTTATCTAATTCTCCTTTTCCTCTTGTGGGAACAAGGACGTCCTCGAGCAACCTAAATCAACATAGCAGTTCTGATGCGAACGAGATAAGCTTTAGGACGAATCCAAAACTTATGACGAGCGGAGTATGAATGTTAATTAGAATGTAAGCTCTGCTGTTGGGTTGATTCTTCCCCTGGATCTTTTCATCGTCCCTTTGATCCAATAAATTGGGCTAGAGTGGCTGTTCATCCAACGATACCCATTTGTGGAGGTTGAGCTCAATAATGGGTGCAGTGCTGCCCAACACATCTAAGGCAGAATTTATGGTGCTGAAGCTTTTCAATCTTAAGGCTGATTTCCTATAATCTGGGTCCACTTGTGTTGTCTAGCTTAGTGGCAGGAAACCTTAAATACATGGAAATCTTGTGGTCCATCAGCGCCACATGGAAACGCACATGTCACTGTATATTTGAACCAATGTTTCGTCAACTAGACCGACataatgaaatgaaagataaGGAATGGATACGGTGGTTGTTTCTTTCCCTGTTCTTCTCTCCATCCTGTTATTATTCAGGTGCATGTTTGCCTGCCTTATGGTTCAGATAATAAGAATGCAATGACAATGGTTGCATTATAGATTGTTGGATGAGGAATAATTGGCCACATCATGTCAAATACTCAAAAAAGACATGACGAATAATGTGTTTTGCATCAAGATTGATGGCCTAACCACCATGTGATTTGGACAGCTAATGTCTAGGATCAGAAGCTTGCTTTAGGCTTAAAGATGGCCTACATGAGGTAAAACCCAAGGATTATATCCCAT from Sesamum indicum cultivar Zhongzhi No. 13 linkage group LG3, S_indicum_v1.0, whole genome shotgun sequence harbors:
- the LOC105157157 gene encoding protein FAM135B; translation: MLEAIHEIAIYIHRFHNLDLFQQGWYQIKITMRWTGEDSGSLGTPARVAQYEAPDLGSDDVYGVWRIDDRDHSFSTQPFRIRYARQDILLSLMVSFTLQGPCTSAVILKFELLYTPVLENRSNIQDCLDNIAAVHEFRLPPKALLGLHTYCPVHFDAFHAVLVDITVHVSLLRNAVYTSSQKVPSGLTANGSDVVGKHDKSKQVMLVQALLSACEILTEELKKLSQAINEPIDIREITPNELFGLTPSSLPETADAEVLGQVLSKLHSASEKAIGEVDFHNDAVLRRLSEDKLLKSIDLIGHQVLHLWSIFLNFHRANTKKILEFLRNQWAVSRKAEWSIWMVHTKVDMPHQYISSLVDASTYHGLHGRLPVPRKLTDDPAQAAAMRAELHRRSIAQMMMNNRSIQDMHIFGDPARIPIVIVERVINAPLRSTSGNSYFTKLDRKDTNSLMAGSGSNPIKLTGRPNDRVLKIVVFVHGFQGHHLDLRLIRNQWLLLDPKTEFLMSEANEEKTSGDFRDMGRRLAQEVVSFVKKKMDKVSRSGVLRAIKLSFVGHSIGNIILRTALTESIMEPYLRYLHTYLSVSGPHLGYLYSSNSLFNGGLWVLKKLKNTQCIHQLTFTDDPDLRNTFLYKLAKHKTLDNFRNVILLSSPQDGYVPYHSARIEMCPASSGDHSKKGKVFLEMLNECLDQIRARSFEHRVFMRCDINFDVTLQGKNLNTIIGRAAHIEFLETDVFASFIMWSFPDLFR
- the LOC105157158 gene encoding pentatricopeptide repeat-containing protein At1g74850, chloroplastic; the encoded protein is MTKLALSYHHAFFPLLTPTSTTHPHPPLPSKFRHRHHLPVLRRRLSVVSKAKTKELILGNPSVTVEKGKYSYDVETLINKLSSLPPRGSIARCLDAFKNKLSLSDFSHVFKEFAHRGDWQRSLRLFKYMQRQIWCKPNEHIYSLIIGILGREGLLDKSAEIFDEMVAHSVPRTVLSYTAIINAYGRNGQYEAAIELLDRMKMERILPNILTYNTVINACARGGYSWEGLLSLFGEMRHEGIQPDLVTYNTLLSACSNRGLGDEAEMVFRTMNESGVLPDITTYSYLVETFGKLGKLEKVSELLAEMEAGGNLPEIMSYNVLLEAYAHSGKIKEAMGVFRQMQAAGCIPNAGTYSILLNLFGKNGRYDEVRELFLEMKVSNTEPDAETYNILIEVFGEGGYFKEVVTLFHDMVEENVEPNMETYEGLIYACGKGGLHEDARRILFHMNEKGLVPSSKAYTGVIEAYGQAALYEEALVAFNTMTEVGSMPTIETFNSLIHTFAKGGLYKENEAILSRMGELGVPRNRDSLNGVIEGYRQGGQFEEAIKAYVDMEKVRCDPDEYTLEAVLSVYCFAGLVDESEEQFREIKELGIQPSVMCYCMMLAVYGKTDRWDKANELLNEMHTNRVSNIHQVIGQMIKGDFDDASNWQMVEYVFDKLSSEGCGFGIRFYNTILEALWCLGQKERAARVLDEATKRGLYPELYRRNKLIWSVDVHRMWPGGACTAISVWLNNMQELLINGEELPHLATVVVVRGQMERSSITRDFPIAKAAYSLLKDVSSSFCFPGWNKGRITCQKSQLKRVFSKTEDSEIDNIVSLSNSPFPLVGTRTSSSNLNQHSSSDANEISFRTNPKLMTSGV